A genomic stretch from Dyella sp. M7H15-1 includes:
- a CDS encoding efflux RND transporter permease subunit, translating into MNISRLFVLRPVATSLLMIALVLVGLVAMRFLPVSSLPDVDYPTIQVQTFYPGASPEVMATTVTAPLEVQLGEIPGLQQMTSSSSAGASIITLQFDLSLNLDVAEQNVQEAINAANSLLPSGLPAPPTYAKVNPADQPILTLAVTSDSMSLTQLQDVANNRLGTKISEVPGVGLVTPAGGNVPAVRVEADPQKLAAYGLNIDDLRSLISNVNVSQPKGNFDGPKLDYTINGNDQIQDPKDYLDTVIAYQNGAPVFLKDVARVTQSAQNTEQGAWYNKTPAIVLNVQRQPGANVIATVDQIKKVLPQLESTLPAGMQVKIVSDSTGVIRASVSDAAFELILAVVLVVLVIFVFLRNLPATIIPSISVPVSLIGTLAMMYELDYSIDNLSLMALIIATGFVVDDSIVMIENIVRYLEEGETPLNAALIGAGQIGFTILSLTVSLIAVLIPLLFMGGVIGRLFSEFAVTLAVTIVLSGVVSLTLVPMLCARILRAESERHPSRFEKYSEGLFNKTLAAYERGLRFVMNHQRATLVVFVITLVITVMLYIVIPKGLFPVQDVGVIQGISVADNSVSYATMVDRQVAMAEAILKDKDVVNLTSYVGIDGTNTTLNNGRFLINLKSRDDRSETAEQIARRIQTEVTSVPGIKLYLQPEQDLTLDTTISPNQYQFVLRGPSQQVFQKYVPALIDKMKQITSIRDVTSDLNNDGLSVNVEVNRPLAARFGITAATIDNALYDALGQRIVSTIFDQSSQYRVILVAKPEKMPTLQSLGELYLPSQTSSSGQVPLSAIAKIEVTKSPLVISHLAQFPSVTISFNLAQDASLSKAVEEVNQAEKAVNLPPSITSSFQGAAQAFQDSLSSEVYLLIAALAAVYIVLGVLYESFIHPVTILSTLPSAGIGALLALMIAGADLDVIGIIGIVLLIGIVKKNAIMIVDFALEAEREHGKPPAEAIFEASLLRFRPILMTTLAAMLGALPMLLGTGTGSELRRPLGLAIIGGLMLSQLLTLFTTPVIYLYFDRLAQRFQRKPSLAAGDSAP; encoded by the coding sequence ATGAATATTTCCCGCCTGTTCGTACTCAGGCCGGTGGCTACGTCGCTACTGATGATCGCCCTGGTACTGGTGGGCCTGGTCGCGATGCGCTTCCTGCCGGTGTCCTCGCTGCCGGATGTCGATTATCCCACCATCCAAGTGCAGACTTTCTATCCGGGTGCGAGTCCGGAAGTGATGGCCACCACGGTCACCGCGCCGCTGGAAGTACAGCTTGGCGAAATCCCTGGCCTGCAACAGATGACGTCGAGCAGTTCGGCGGGTGCATCCATCATCACCTTGCAGTTCGATCTTTCGCTCAACCTCGACGTGGCCGAACAGAACGTGCAGGAGGCGATCAACGCCGCCAACAGCCTGCTGCCCAGCGGCTTGCCGGCACCACCTACCTACGCCAAGGTAAACCCAGCCGACCAGCCCATTCTCACGTTGGCGGTCACGTCCGATTCGATGTCGCTGACGCAGTTGCAGGACGTCGCCAACAATCGCCTGGGCACGAAGATTTCCGAAGTCCCCGGCGTGGGTCTGGTCACCCCGGCCGGCGGCAACGTACCGGCCGTGCGCGTGGAAGCCGATCCGCAGAAGCTGGCCGCGTATGGGCTCAATATCGACGACCTGCGTTCGCTGATTTCCAACGTCAACGTCAGCCAGCCCAAGGGCAACTTCGATGGTCCGAAGCTGGACTACACCATCAATGGCAACGACCAGATCCAGGATCCCAAGGATTATCTGGATACGGTGATCGCCTACCAGAACGGCGCGCCGGTATTCCTCAAGGATGTCGCCCGCGTCACTCAGTCCGCCCAGAATACCGAGCAGGGCGCCTGGTACAACAAGACTCCCGCGATCGTGCTGAACGTGCAGCGCCAGCCCGGCGCGAACGTGATCGCCACGGTCGACCAGATCAAGAAAGTACTGCCGCAGCTTGAGTCCACGCTGCCGGCCGGCATGCAGGTGAAGATCGTTTCGGACAGCACCGGCGTGATCCGTGCCTCGGTGTCCGATGCCGCGTTCGAGCTGATCCTTGCGGTGGTGCTGGTGGTGCTGGTGATCTTTGTGTTCCTGCGTAACCTGCCTGCCACCATCATTCCCAGCATTTCGGTGCCAGTGTCGCTGATCGGTACGCTAGCGATGATGTACGAGCTCGATTACTCCATCGACAACCTCTCGTTGATGGCATTGATCATCGCCACCGGTTTCGTGGTGGATGACTCGATCGTGATGATCGAGAACATCGTGCGTTACCTGGAAGAAGGCGAAACGCCGCTCAATGCCGCGTTGATCGGCGCGGGCCAGATCGGTTTTACCATTCTGTCGCTGACGGTGTCCTTGATCGCCGTGCTGATCCCGCTGCTGTTCATGGGTGGCGTCATCGGACGACTGTTCAGTGAATTCGCCGTGACGCTGGCGGTGACTATTGTGCTGTCCGGCGTGGTATCGCTGACCCTGGTGCCTATGTTATGCGCACGCATCCTGCGCGCCGAATCCGAGCGGCATCCCAGCCGCTTCGAAAAATACAGCGAAGGCTTGTTCAACAAGACACTCGCTGCCTACGAGCGCGGCCTGCGCTTCGTGATGAATCACCAACGGGCAACGCTGGTGGTCTTCGTGATAACCCTGGTCATCACGGTGATGCTGTACATCGTCATTCCCAAGGGCCTGTTCCCGGTGCAGGACGTGGGCGTGATCCAGGGTATCAGCGTCGCCGACAACTCCGTGTCCTACGCCACCATGGTCGATCGCCAGGTCGCGATGGCCGAAGCGATCCTCAAGGACAAGGATGTCGTCAACCTGACCTCTTATGTCGGCATCGACGGCACCAACACCACGCTTAACAACGGGCGCTTCCTGATCAACCTGAAGTCGCGCGACGATCGATCCGAAACTGCCGAGCAAATCGCGCGCCGCATCCAGACGGAGGTAACAAGCGTACCCGGCATCAAGCTGTATCTGCAGCCTGAGCAAGACCTGACGCTGGATACCACCATCTCGCCCAACCAGTACCAGTTCGTGCTGCGTGGACCGAGCCAGCAGGTGTTCCAGAAATACGTGCCGGCGCTGATCGACAAGATGAAACAGATCACGTCGATCCGCGATGTCACCAGCGATTTGAACAACGACGGCCTGAGCGTCAACGTTGAAGTCAACCGCCCATTGGCCGCACGCTTCGGCATCACCGCGGCGACCATCGACAACGCGCTTTACGACGCGCTGGGCCAGCGCATTGTGTCGACCATCTTCGACCAGTCCAGCCAGTATCGCGTGATCCTGGTGGCCAAGCCGGAGAAAATGCCGACCCTGCAGTCGCTGGGCGAACTCTATCTGCCCAGCCAGACCAGCAGCAGCGGCCAGGTACCATTGAGCGCCATCGCCAAGATCGAAGTCACCAAGTCGCCATTGGTGATCAGCCATCTGGCACAGTTCCCGTCGGTGACGATCTCTTTCAACCTGGCGCAGGATGCTTCATTGAGCAAGGCGGTGGAGGAGGTCAACCAGGCCGAGAAGGCGGTGAATCTGCCGCCATCGATTACCTCATCGTTCCAGGGCGCCGCGCAGGCGTTCCAGGATTCGCTGTCGAGTGAGGTGTATCTGCTGATCGCCGCACTGGCGGCCGTCTACATCGTGCTCGGGGTGCTGTACGAAAGCTTCATCCACCCCGTGACGATTCTCTCCACCCTGCCCTCCGCCGGTATCGGCGCGCTGTTGGCACTGATGATCGCCGGCGCCGATCTGGATGTGATCGGCATCATCGGCATCGTGCTGTTGATCGGTATCGTGAAGAAGAACGCGATCATGATCGTGGACTTCGCGCTGGAAGCCGAACGCGAGCATGGCAAACCGCCTGCCGAAGCGATCTTCGAAGCGTCGCTGCTGCGTTTCCGCCCGATCCTGATGACCACTCTGGCTGCGATGCTTGGTGCATTGCCGATGCTGCTGGGCACGGGTACCGGTTCGGAACTGCGCCGGCCGCTAGGCCTGGCCATCATCGGCGGCTTGATGCTGAGCCAGTTGTTGACGTTGTTCACCACACCGGTGATTTATCTGTACTTCGACCGGCTGGCACAGCGCTTCCAGCGCAAACCGTCGCTGGCGGCTGGAGATAGCGCGCCATGA
- a CDS encoding transposase — MMRRLFEWVDENIQAQAFLPSNPFLKALGYIQERKDGLMVYLDDPDVPIDTNHVERVIRAIPMGRKNGTFCWTELGAQQIAIVQSLLATCRLHDVNPYDYLVDVLQRVGEHPQARVHELTPRVWKTLFADKPMRSDLHHAHGGIKDAG, encoded by the coding sequence GTGATGCGCCGGCTCTTCGAGTGGGTGGATGAAAACATCCAGGCACAAGCCTTTTTGCCCAGCAACCCGTTTCTCAAGGCACTTGGCTACATCCAGGAGCGCAAGGATGGTTTGATGGTGTATCTGGATGATCCGGATGTACCCATCGATACCAACCATGTGGAACGGGTGATTCGTGCCATTCCCATGGGAAGAAAAAACGGGACCTTCTGTTGGACTGAGCTGGGCGCCCAGCAGATCGCCATCGTGCAAAGCTTGCTGGCGACCTGTCGCTTGCACGACGTTAATCCCTACGACTACCTGGTCGATGTCTTGCAGCGCGTGGGCGAGCATCCGCAGGCGCGCGTCCATGAACTGACTCCACGCGTGTGGAAGACGCTGTTTGCCGATAAGCCGATGCGCTCTGATCTACATCATGCACATGGGGGCATCAAGGACGCCGGGTAG
- a CDS encoding FAD-dependent oxidoreductase yields the protein MTFDYIIVGAGSAGCILADRLSKSGTYSVLVLEAGGKDNSPWIKMPGGFVKLYYNPQYNYMYYSEPQPHLGGRKLYAPRGKVLGGSGAINAMIYVRGQAHDFDDWAADGNDGWAWCDVLPYFRQLETHSEGDSEYHGGHGPIHISSMRGETHPICDTFLAACEELGYPRSQDFNGAQFEGAGIYDLSTRNGQRSSSAVACLHPAMKRKNVQVETDALVERVLFDTETRAMGVRVKQNGRQQDFHAKREVVLAAGAVGTPQILQLSGVGDKLLLDQYDIPVIHHLPSVGAHLQDHLCVSYYYRANVPTLNDELRSKFSQMKVGLQYYLTRSGPLAMSVNQSGGFFRGDSVQVHPNLQLYFNPLSYQIPKSNKATIKPEPYPGFLLCFNPCRPTSRGTVRIASNRAEDAPVIDPNYLSTDKDIVEAIQGSRLIRRIMSTKALGNITVEEMLPGPKVQDDQAMLSYFRENCGSIYHLCGSAAMGSHPATSVVDKHLKVHGLRGLRIVDASIFPNVTSGNINAATMMVAEKGAALILQEKA from the coding sequence ATGACATTCGACTACATCATCGTTGGTGCCGGCTCCGCTGGCTGCATTCTGGCCGATCGCCTCAGTAAGTCGGGCACGTATTCAGTGCTCGTGCTGGAAGCCGGCGGCAAGGACAACTCGCCCTGGATCAAGATGCCGGGCGGCTTCGTGAAGCTGTACTACAACCCGCAATACAACTACATGTATTACTCCGAGCCGCAGCCGCATCTTGGCGGGCGTAAGCTGTATGCGCCGCGTGGCAAGGTACTGGGTGGTTCCGGCGCCATCAACGCCATGATCTATGTGCGCGGCCAGGCGCATGACTTCGACGATTGGGCGGCGGATGGCAATGACGGTTGGGCATGGTGCGATGTGCTGCCGTATTTCCGTCAACTGGAAACGCATTCGGAAGGCGATAGCGAATACCACGGCGGCCACGGGCCAATCCATATCAGCTCGATGCGTGGCGAGACGCATCCGATCTGCGACACCTTTCTCGCCGCCTGCGAAGAGCTAGGTTATCCGCGCAGCCAGGATTTCAACGGGGCGCAGTTCGAAGGTGCTGGCATCTACGATCTCAGTACGCGTAACGGTCAACGCAGCTCCAGCGCCGTGGCCTGTTTGCATCCGGCGATGAAGCGCAAAAATGTGCAGGTCGAAACGGACGCTCTGGTCGAGCGTGTGTTGTTCGATACCGAAACGCGTGCGATGGGCGTGCGCGTGAAGCAGAACGGCCGGCAACAGGATTTCCATGCCAAGCGCGAAGTGGTGCTCGCCGCCGGTGCGGTCGGCACGCCGCAGATCCTGCAATTGTCGGGTGTTGGCGACAAGCTGCTGCTCGACCAGTACGACATCCCGGTCATCCATCATCTGCCGTCGGTAGGTGCGCATCTGCAGGATCATCTCTGCGTTAGCTACTACTACCGGGCCAACGTCCCCACCCTCAACGACGAGTTGCGTTCAAAGTTCAGCCAGATGAAGGTCGGCTTGCAGTACTACCTGACCCGCAGCGGGCCGCTGGCGATGAGCGTGAATCAGTCGGGTGGATTCTTCCGCGGCGACAGCGTGCAGGTGCATCCTAACCTGCAGTTGTACTTCAATCCGCTCTCCTACCAGATTCCCAAGAGCAACAAGGCCACCATCAAGCCGGAGCCGTATCCGGGTTTTCTGCTGTGCTTCAATCCGTGCCGTCCGACCAGTCGCGGCACCGTGCGCATCGCATCCAACCGTGCGGAAGACGCGCCGGTGATCGATCCGAACTACTTGAGCACCGACAAAGACATCGTGGAGGCAATCCAAGGTAGCCGTCTGATCCGCCGTATCATGTCGACCAAGGCGCTGGGCAACATCACCGTCGAAGAAATGCTGCCAGGGCCGAAAGTGCAGGACGACCAGGCCATGCTCAGTTATTTCCGCGAGAATTGTGGTTCGATCTACCACCTGTGCGGCTCGGCGGCGATGGGCAGCCATCCGGCCACCTCGGTGGTGGACAAGCACCTGAAGGTGCATGGCTTGCGCGGCTTGCGCATCGTCGATGCTTCGATTTTCCCCAACGTCACCTCGGGCAACATCAACGCCGCCACCATGATGGTGGCGGAAAAGGGCGCTGCGCTGATTCTTCAGGAAAAAGCCTAA
- the aldA gene encoding aldehyde dehydrogenase → MHNERNFMDGVFVDAGGEPPIAVHNPATGEHIAEIDAASPAQVQVAVAVAARAQRDWARRPAIERAQYLRKLADVLVANAARIGAALASESGKSLTDASNEAIYAAEITRYHAEWARRIEGEVIPSDSADETILLQREPIGVVACLIPFNYPVYTLLRKVAPALITGNTVVVRPSNNTPLCAFEIARAVEQAGFPAGVVNILAMRHEHASLLCTQPPVGMITLTGSVGVGRSVLEYCKVNIAKPSLELGGKTPAIIEPDADLEQAASAIVASKTTNCGQLCTAIERVYVHARVHDRFLNLLREKFAAIRIGDRSEDPSRMGPLISEGARRDIHAKVMRAAAEGAVLEAGGAIPEGRGFFYPATLLSHCRQDMEIVQEEIFGPVLPVLCYGTLDEALRMANDHQFGLSSVLYTEQYRTALKVANRIEAGELYVNRTPADPYQGFHAGWKRSGLGGDDGKHGMLEFTQTRLVVMRY, encoded by the coding sequence ATGCACAACGAGCGGAACTTTATGGATGGCGTATTCGTCGATGCGGGTGGCGAGCCGCCGATTGCCGTGCATAACCCTGCGACTGGTGAACACATCGCCGAGATCGACGCAGCTAGCCCGGCACAGGTGCAAGTTGCCGTTGCCGTTGCAGCACGGGCGCAGCGCGATTGGGCGCGCCGGCCGGCCATCGAACGCGCGCAATACCTGCGCAAACTGGCGGATGTGCTCGTGGCCAATGCGGCACGGATCGGTGCCGCATTGGCCAGCGAATCCGGCAAAAGCTTGACTGACGCCAGCAACGAAGCCATCTATGCCGCAGAAATTACGCGCTATCACGCCGAATGGGCTCGCCGCATCGAGGGCGAAGTGATTCCGAGCGACAGCGCCGATGAAACTATCCTGTTGCAGCGTGAGCCGATTGGCGTCGTAGCCTGCCTGATTCCTTTCAACTATCCGGTTTATACCTTGCTGCGCAAGGTGGCGCCGGCCTTGATTACCGGCAATACCGTGGTGGTCAGGCCCAGCAACAACACGCCGCTATGCGCCTTTGAAATTGCCCGTGCGGTTGAACAGGCGGGATTCCCCGCCGGTGTCGTGAACATCCTGGCGATGCGACACGAGCATGCCAGCCTACTCTGCACCCAGCCTCCGGTCGGCATGATCACGCTTACCGGCAGCGTTGGCGTCGGTCGTTCGGTACTGGAATATTGCAAGGTGAATATCGCCAAGCCATCGCTGGAACTTGGCGGCAAGACTCCGGCGATCATCGAGCCGGATGCGGATCTGGAACAAGCGGCCAGCGCGATTGTGGCGTCCAAGACCACGAACTGCGGTCAGTTGTGTACCGCCATCGAACGCGTCTACGTGCACGCCAGGGTGCATGACCGCTTTCTGAACTTGTTGCGCGAGAAGTTCGCCGCCATTCGCATCGGCGATCGCTCCGAAGATCCTTCCCGCATGGGGCCGCTGATCAGCGAGGGCGCGCGCCGGGACATTCATGCCAAGGTGATGCGCGCCGCGGCTGAAGGTGCCGTACTCGAAGCGGGTGGTGCCATACCCGAAGGCCGTGGCTTCTTCTATCCGGCCACCTTACTGAGTCATTGCCGGCAGGACATGGAGATCGTGCAAGAAGAAATCTTCGGGCCAGTGCTGCCGGTGCTTTGCTATGGCACGCTGGACGAAGCGCTGCGGATGGCCAATGATCACCAGTTCGGCCTGTCTTCCGTGCTCTATACCGAGCAATATCGCACGGCGCTCAAGGTTGCCAATCGCATCGAAGCGGGCGAGCTCTACGTCAATCGCACACCGGCCGATCCTTATCAAGGCTTCCATGCAGGCTGGAAGCGTTCCGGCCTGGGCGGTGACGACGGCAAGCACGGCATGCTGGAGTTCACCCAGACACGTCTCGTGGTCATGAGGTACTAA
- a CDS encoding mandelate racemase/muconate lactonizing enzyme family protein codes for MKIVALETYVVAVPPPHIGGMYWLFVKLKTDDGIEGVGEIYAATFHPKAMQPIIDDVFQRYLLDHDPHHVERFFRQAYSSGFTQRPDITMMGVVSGLEMACWDIIGKAAGKPVYELLGGKVHERLRSYTYLYPVNSRGEYDYSDPDLAAEYAVRAVEQGFTAVKFDPAGPYTAYSGHQISLAVLERCETFCRKIRDAVGDRADLLFGTHGQMVPSSAIRLARRLEKYDPLWFEEPVPPGQEEAMAQVAAKTSIPIATGERLTTKYEFFKLLQAGGASILQMNVGRCGGLLEAKKIASMAEAYYAQIAPHLYNGPVGAAASSQLATCTPNFLIQESIGTWDGFHAEVLKKPLQWEDGYIIPSKEPGLGVELNMDVVRKHSPYTGGRLHLQMAECPVDVKDHSPARG; via the coding sequence ATGAAAATTGTCGCTCTGGAGACCTACGTCGTCGCCGTACCGCCACCGCACATCGGCGGCATGTACTGGCTATTCGTGAAACTGAAAACCGATGATGGCATCGAGGGTGTGGGTGAAATCTACGCCGCCACCTTCCATCCGAAAGCGATGCAGCCGATCATCGACGATGTGTTTCAGCGCTACCTGCTCGATCACGATCCGCATCATGTGGAACGTTTCTTCCGTCAGGCGTATTCAAGCGGTTTCACCCAGCGTCCGGATATCACCATGATGGGTGTGGTCAGTGGCCTGGAAATGGCATGCTGGGACATCATCGGCAAAGCTGCCGGCAAGCCTGTTTACGAATTGCTGGGCGGTAAGGTGCATGAGCGCCTGCGCTCCTACACGTATCTGTATCCGGTCAACAGCAGGGGCGAGTACGACTACAGCGATCCCGATCTGGCTGCCGAGTACGCCGTGCGTGCGGTAGAGCAAGGCTTCACTGCGGTGAAGTTCGACCCGGCCGGTCCATACACGGCTTATTCCGGGCACCAGATTTCGCTGGCGGTACTTGAGCGCTGCGAAACCTTCTGCCGCAAAATTCGCGATGCAGTAGGCGATCGCGCCGATCTGCTGTTCGGTACGCATGGGCAGATGGTGCCGTCCTCGGCGATTCGCTTGGCCAGGCGCCTGGAGAAATACGATCCATTGTGGTTCGAAGAACCGGTGCCACCCGGCCAGGAAGAAGCGATGGCGCAGGTCGCGGCCAAGACGTCGATTCCGATCGCCACCGGCGAGCGCCTCACCACCAAATACGAATTCTTCAAGTTGCTGCAGGCTGGCGGCGCGTCGATCCTGCAAATGAATGTCGGACGCTGCGGCGGTCTGCTGGAAGCCAAGAAGATTGCCAGCATGGCCGAGGCTTATTACGCCCAGATTGCACCGCACCTTTACAACGGCCCCGTCGGTGCCGCGGCAAGCTCCCAGTTGGCGACCTGCACGCCGAACTTCCTGATCCAGGAAAGCATCGGCACCTGGGATGGTTTCCACGCCGAAGTGCTCAAGAAGCCGCTGCAATGGGAAGACGGTTACATCATCCCATCGAAAGAACCGGGCCTGGGTGTCGAGCTGAACATGGATGTGGTGCGCAAGCACTCGCCGTACACGGGCGGGCGCCTGCACCTGCAGATGGCTGAGTGTCCCGTTGACGTGAAAGACCACTCGCCCGCTCGCGGCTGA
- a CDS encoding MFS transporter, which yields MSTNAEAVSTWSRSDTLYRYGQLLLLVVAAGSIYAVAYLRQVYQDPMMGALALNQVQLGYLYSILGASFLVCYLPSGWLADRISPRYLISFSLLGTGVLAMCYATLPPFHVLLLIFGGFGVTTGLTFWAPLIKRVKTIARKQDQGRFFGLLDGGRGLIEAPLATVALLIFMHLKNDQNASDPEAFKAVIHVYAYVCLTLGVVFALIRDPRRDDRSDIEPHRKTNLWADLKLLAGIRELWLVAAIVFCGYHFFWSTYSFSNYLGAGGVGLGMATAALITTVKLWTRPVGGIGGGWLGDRFSNLRVLTIAMCLAALGMFCLVLLPKFAAGGVLAGLVIFIGTVTYAIRGLYWAILDVCPIPARVEGLAIGIISVLGYLPDAFIPLINGWIIQTYPGLFGYQIYYSYIATVGVMGVIAALALNKRIAKRKAA from the coding sequence ATGAGCACGAACGCGGAAGCCGTGTCCACCTGGTCGCGCAGTGACACACTCTATCGCTACGGCCAGCTCCTGCTTCTGGTTGTTGCTGCCGGTTCCATCTACGCGGTGGCCTATCTGCGCCAGGTCTATCAGGACCCGATGATGGGTGCTCTTGCGCTCAACCAGGTGCAGCTCGGCTATCTCTATTCGATCCTAGGCGCGTCCTTCCTGGTGTGCTACCTGCCCAGCGGATGGCTGGCTGATCGCATCTCGCCCCGGTACTTGATCAGCTTCTCGTTGCTCGGCACGGGTGTCCTGGCGATGTGTTATGCGACATTGCCGCCGTTTCATGTGCTGTTGCTGATCTTCGGCGGTTTTGGCGTCACCACGGGGCTGACCTTCTGGGCGCCATTGATCAAGCGCGTCAAGACCATTGCCAGGAAACAGGATCAAGGGCGCTTCTTCGGTCTGCTCGATGGTGGGCGCGGATTGATCGAGGCGCCGTTGGCCACGGTTGCGCTGCTTATCTTCATGCATCTGAAGAACGATCAGAATGCCAGCGATCCGGAAGCGTTCAAGGCAGTGATCCACGTGTATGCGTATGTGTGCCTCACGCTGGGGGTGGTGTTTGCGCTGATCCGTGATCCGCGACGGGACGACAGATCGGATATCGAACCACATCGCAAAACCAATCTATGGGCCGATCTGAAACTGCTCGCAGGCATTCGCGAACTGTGGCTGGTCGCTGCCATCGTGTTCTGTGGCTATCATTTTTTCTGGTCCACTTACAGTTTTTCCAACTACCTCGGGGCGGGTGGTGTCGGCTTGGGCATGGCGACGGCTGCACTGATCACCACCGTCAAGCTGTGGACGCGTCCGGTTGGCGGTATCGGTGGCGGCTGGCTGGGTGATCGCTTCTCCAATCTACGTGTGCTCACCATCGCCATGTGCCTGGCGGCCCTGGGCATGTTCTGCCTGGTGCTGCTGCCAAAGTTCGCCGCGGGCGGCGTGTTGGCCGGACTGGTGATTTTCATCGGCACTGTGACGTATGCGATCCGCGGCCTTTATTGGGCCATTCTTGATGTCTGCCCTATCCCTGCGCGTGTGGAAGGCTTGGCAATCGGCATCATCTCGGTGCTGGGCTACCTGCCTGATGCCTTCATACCGCTCATCAATGGCTGGATCATCCAGACCTATCCGGGTCTGTTCGGCTACCAGATTTATTACTCCTATATCGCCACGGTGGGTGTCATGGGCGTGATCGCCGCACTCGCCCTCAACAAGCGCATTGCTAAGAGGAAGGCCGCATGA
- a CDS encoding efflux RND transporter periplasmic adaptor subunit — MSADTLRAAGHFRKSRGTLVAVVIIMAIILLMLFHLIFGGKPARTGNPPQVVSAATATLGDMPVILNELGTVTPISTVTVLPQLSGYLTDIGYQEGQDVKKGQFLAQIDPRQYEINKLQAEAQLAKDQASLDQARADLARYQQLHQQKSIAEQTYIDQTFTVAQDEAAVKADKATIAQDELNLTYCHITAPVDGRVGLRLVDPGNYVTASSSPGIVVITRMKPTTVQFTVPQNSLSQVLQRFNAGNKLPVTVYNSDDTKQLASGTLYAIGNQMATSTGTVTLRATFANDDELLYPNEFVNARLLVDTMKQAVLVPTPAVQSGAPGDYVYLVNADDTVSVHKVTQGPSDGKNTVILSGLSAGQTVVTDGMDRLNDGAKIKIAQAKPESGTAPASASSSANTPHHGDKRKHDSDSASSNS, encoded by the coding sequence ATGAGTGCCGACACCCTGCGAGCCGCCGGACACTTCCGCAAGAGCCGCGGCACGTTGGTCGCCGTTGTGATCATCATGGCGATCATCCTGCTCATGCTGTTCCATCTCATCTTTGGCGGCAAGCCCGCCCGCACCGGCAATCCTCCACAAGTGGTCAGCGCCGCAACCGCCACGCTTGGCGACATGCCGGTGATCCTGAACGAGCTGGGCACCGTCACGCCCATTTCCACGGTGACCGTGCTGCCCCAGCTCAGCGGCTACCTGACCGACATCGGCTACCAGGAAGGTCAGGACGTGAAGAAAGGCCAGTTCCTGGCCCAGATCGATCCGCGCCAATACGAAATCAACAAGCTGCAGGCCGAAGCGCAACTGGCCAAGGATCAGGCAAGCCTCGACCAGGCCCGCGCCGATCTGGCGCGCTACCAGCAATTGCATCAGCAGAAATCGATCGCCGAGCAGACCTACATCGACCAGACCTTCACCGTGGCGCAGGACGAAGCCGCCGTGAAGGCCGACAAGGCCACGATCGCGCAAGACGAACTCAACCTCACCTATTGCCATATCACGGCACCCGTGGATGGTCGCGTGGGCCTGCGCCTGGTCGATCCTGGCAACTACGTCACCGCATCCAGCTCGCCAGGCATCGTGGTGATCACCCGCATGAAGCCGACCACCGTGCAATTCACCGTGCCACAGAATTCGCTGAGCCAGGTGCTGCAACGCTTCAATGCCGGCAACAAGCTGCCCGTAACGGTCTACAACAGCGACGACACCAAGCAGCTTGCTTCCGGCACGCTGTATGCAATCGGCAACCAGATGGCCACCAGCACGGGCACGGTCACGCTACGCGCCACCTTCGCCAATGATGACGAATTGTTGTACCCGAATGAGTTCGTCAATGCGCGATTGCTGGTGGACACGATGAAGCAGGCCGTGCTGGTGCCCACGCCCGCCGTACAGAGCGGCGCACCGGGCGACTATGTCTATCTGGTCAACGCCGATGACACAGTGTCGGTGCACAAGGTGACGCAGGGCCCGAGCGATGGCAAGAACACCGTGATCCTGTCGGGCCTCTCGGCCGGCCAGACGGTGGTGACCGATGGCATGGACCGCCTGAACGACGGCGCCAAGATCAAGATCGCCCAGGCCAAGCCGGAGTCAGGCACTGCACCCGCTTCTGCATCATCCTCGGCAAATACCCCGCATCACGGCGACAAGCGGAAGCACGACTCCGATTCCGCCTCATCCAACTCGTAA